A window from Felis catus isolate Fca126 chromosome B1, F.catus_Fca126_mat1.0, whole genome shotgun sequence encodes these proteins:
- the SLC25A37 gene encoding mitoferrin-1 isoform X4, with product MPWLHFDLSGGDRIAGSMATLLHDAVMNPAEVVKQRMQMYNSPHRSALSCVWTVWRTEGLGAFYRSYTTQLTMNIPFQSIHFITYEFLQEQVNPHRGYNPQSHIISGGLAGALAAAATTPLDVCKTLLNTQENMALNLANISGRLSGMANAFRMVYQLNGLPGYFKGMQARVIYQMPSTAISWSVYEFFKYFLTKHKLENRTPY from the exons GGATAGCTGGGAGTATGGCCACCCTGCTCCACGATGCGGTAATGAATCCAGCAGAAG TCGTGAAGCAGCGCATGCAGATGTACAACTCGCCACACCGGTCGGCCCTCAGCTGCGTCTGGACGGTGTGGAGGACCGAGGGCTTGGGGGCCTTCTACCGGAGCTACACCACTCAGCTGACCATGAACATTCCCTTCCAGTCCATCCACTTCATCACCTACGAGTTCCTGCAGGAGCAAGTCAACCCTCACCGGGGCTACAACCCGCAGTCCCACATCATCTCAGGCGGGCTGGCCGGGGCCCTCGCCGCAGCCGCCACCACCCCCCTGGACGTCTGCAAGACCCTCCTCAACACGCAGGAGAACATGGCCCTCAACCTGGCCAACATCAGCGGCCGGCTGTCGGGCATGGCCAACGCCTTCCGGATGGTGTACCAGCTCAATGGCCTGCCCGGCTACTTCAAGGGCATGCAGGCCCGAGTCATCTACCAGATGCCCTCCACTGCCATTTCCTGGTCCGTCTATGAGTTCTTCAAGTACTTCCTCACCAAGCACAAGCTGGAGAATCGAACTCCATACTAA
- the SLC25A37 gene encoding mitoferrin-1 isoform X5, with the protein MATLLHDAVMNPAEVVKQRMQMYNSPHRSALSCVWTVWRTEGLGAFYRSYTTQLTMNIPFQSIHFITYEFLQEQVNPHRGYNPQSHIISGGLAGALAAAATTPLDVCKTLLNTQENMALNLANISGRLSGMANAFRMVYQLNGLPGYFKGMQARVIYQMPSTAISWSVYEFFKYFLTKHKLENRTPY; encoded by the exons ATGGCCACCCTGCTCCACGATGCGGTAATGAATCCAGCAGAAG TCGTGAAGCAGCGCATGCAGATGTACAACTCGCCACACCGGTCGGCCCTCAGCTGCGTCTGGACGGTGTGGAGGACCGAGGGCTTGGGGGCCTTCTACCGGAGCTACACCACTCAGCTGACCATGAACATTCCCTTCCAGTCCATCCACTTCATCACCTACGAGTTCCTGCAGGAGCAAGTCAACCCTCACCGGGGCTACAACCCGCAGTCCCACATCATCTCAGGCGGGCTGGCCGGGGCCCTCGCCGCAGCCGCCACCACCCCCCTGGACGTCTGCAAGACCCTCCTCAACACGCAGGAGAACATGGCCCTCAACCTGGCCAACATCAGCGGCCGGCTGTCGGGCATGGCCAACGCCTTCCGGATGGTGTACCAGCTCAATGGCCTGCCCGGCTACTTCAAGGGCATGCAGGCCCGAGTCATCTACCAGATGCCCTCCACTGCCATTTCCTGGTCCGTCTATGAGTTCTTCAAGTACTTCCTCACCAAGCACAAGCTGGAGAATCGAACTCCATACTAA